The proteins below come from a single Erythrobacter sp. SG61-1L genomic window:
- a CDS encoding PQQ-dependent dehydrogenase, methanol/ethanol family: MILDFQCGASRFASRTIGAMAAIGLFAGCVSASAGPVNGDRLRHADAPANVGDWMSYSRTWDEQRFSPLKQINDGNVQRLGLAWYDDLETYRGVQASPLVVDGVLYNESIYNVVTAYDGKTGRKLWTYDPKVGPEWARLACCGPSARGIAAWNGKIYIAALDGRLIAIDAKDGHQIWSSQTFPEGQEYSITGAPRVYDGKVVIGNGGADYGSRGFVTAWDAETGKKLWKFYIVPTDPAKGPDGEASDSAMKIAQPTWFGKFWEAGAGGNAWDAFAYDPELDTVYIGTGNGAPHMWHFRSEGKGDNLFLCSMVAVSATTGEYKWHYQMVPEEDWDFTCTQPIVLADMKIKGKQRKVAMQAPKNGFFYVIDRETGELISGKSYVSVNTWASHIDMKTGRPVLQPGAHNTTTPHLMSPSWMAGHTWHPMSYSPLTGLMYFSAQEQGSVYARAEDGAYRYIKGRSNSGQAYGNEQELRAKLQAEAVANEKGYLLAWDPKTQTEKWRVDYGMPGSGGVLSTAGNLLVQGTINKTLAIYRADNGKKLWEMNIDQAPVAGPITYMIDGEQYIAINAGWGGSPVYNINKDGPFRTATAKLLVFKLDAKGVTLPPMPPPSQIPAPPRLTATEAQVTRGRELYSQTCVRCHGEDAIGGVKDLRWMDKEAHDLFNDIVLKGIYREKGMASFADVLNEEDVQAIHSYLIARANEDYQDASAGKK, from the coding sequence ATGATACTGGATTTCCAATGCGGCGCCTCGCGCTTCGCTTCACGCACAATTGGCGCCATGGCCGCCATCGGCCTGTTCGCCGGCTGCGTTTCGGCCAGTGCCGGCCCGGTAAATGGCGATCGGCTGCGCCATGCCGATGCGCCTGCCAATGTCGGCGACTGGATGAGCTACAGCCGCACGTGGGACGAACAGCGCTTTTCCCCGCTCAAGCAGATCAACGATGGCAATGTGCAGCGCCTTGGCCTTGCCTGGTATGACGATCTGGAAACCTATCGCGGCGTGCAGGCCAGCCCGCTGGTGGTGGACGGGGTGCTGTATAATGAAAGCATCTACAACGTCGTCACAGCCTATGACGGCAAGACCGGGCGCAAGCTGTGGACCTATGATCCCAAGGTCGGCCCGGAATGGGCGCGGCTGGCTTGCTGCGGCCCTTCAGCGCGCGGGATCGCGGCGTGGAACGGCAAGATCTATATCGCCGCGCTGGATGGCCGCCTGATCGCCATCGATGCCAAGGACGGGCACCAGATCTGGTCCAGCCAGACCTTCCCGGAAGGGCAGGAATATTCGATCACCGGCGCGCCGCGCGTCTATGACGGCAAGGTGGTGATCGGCAATGGCGGCGCGGATTACGGATCGCGCGGCTTCGTCACCGCATGGGATGCGGAAACGGGCAAGAAGCTCTGGAAATTCTACATCGTCCCCACCGATCCGGCCAAGGGCCCGGATGGGGAAGCTTCAGACAGCGCGATGAAAATTGCCCAGCCGACCTGGTTCGGCAAGTTCTGGGAAGCCGGGGCCGGCGGCAATGCCTGGGATGCCTTCGCCTACGATCCCGAGCTGGATACGGTCTATATCGGCACCGGCAATGGCGCGCCGCATATGTGGCACTTCCGCAGCGAGGGGAAGGGCGACAATCTGTTCCTCTGCTCCATGGTTGCGGTGAGCGCGACCACAGGCGAATACAAGTGGCACTATCAGATGGTGCCCGAAGAGGATTGGGATTTCACCTGCACCCAGCCCATTGTGCTGGCCGACATGAAGATCAAGGGCAAGCAGCGCAAGGTTGCGATGCAGGCCCCGAAGAACGGCTTCTTCTATGTGATCGACCGCGAGACGGGCGAGCTGATTTCCGGCAAGTCCTATGTCTCGGTCAACACCTGGGCCAGCCATATCGACATGAAGACCGGCCGCCCGGTGCTGCAGCCCGGCGCGCATAATACCACTACACCGCATCTGATGAGCCCCAGCTGGATGGCCGGGCATACGTGGCATCCGATGAGCTACAGCCCGTTGACCGGGCTGATGTATTTCTCCGCGCAGGAACAGGGTTCCGTCTATGCGCGGGCGGAAGACGGCGCCTATCGCTACATCAAGGGGCGCAGCAATTCCGGCCAGGCCTATGGCAACGAACAGGAATTGCGGGCGAAGCTGCAGGCAGAGGCTGTGGCGAACGAGAAGGGCTATCTCCTCGCCTGGGATCCGAAGACCCAGACCGAGAAGTGGCGCGTGGATTACGGCATGCCCGGTTCGGGCGGCGTGCTCTCCACGGCGGGCAATCTGCTGGTGCAGGGCACCATCAACAAGACGCTGGCGATCTACCGCGCCGACAATGGCAAGAAGCTGTGGGAGATGAATATCGACCAGGCGCCGGTGGCCGGACCGATCACCTATATGATCGATGGCGAGCAATATATCGCGATCAATGCCGGCTGGGGCGGGTCGCCCGTCTACAACATCAACAAGGATGGACCGTTCCGCACGGCCACGGCCAAGCTGCTGGTGTTCAAGCTGGACGCCAAGGGCGTGACCCTGCCGCCGATGCCGCCGCCATCGCAGATCCCCGCACCGCCCCGGCTTACGGCGACGGAAGCGCAGGTGACGCGTGGGCGCGAGCTTTATTCCCAGACCTGCGTGCGCTGCCACGGCGAAGACGCGATCGGCGGGGTGAAAGACCTGCGCTGGATGGACAAGGAAGCGCATGACCTGTTCAACGATATCGTGCTGAAAGGCATCTATCGCGAGAAGGGCATGGCGAGCTTCGCCGATGTGCTGAACGAAGAGGATGTGCAGGCGATCCACAGCTACCTCATCGCCCGTGCGAATGAGGATTATCAGGACGCCAGCGCAGGCAAGAAATAA